A region from the Triticum aestivum cultivar Chinese Spring chromosome 3D, IWGSC CS RefSeq v2.1, whole genome shotgun sequence genome encodes:
- the LOC123075954 gene encoding uncharacterized protein, with protein MFTLTQTRSWKNTAKRRNDNGRSPASLLQGRHGRKPQIAAAGHPSSPPSLLATVGGHGRAKPVAWTAVAGLTHLAPARVAPCVGVAAVLVTAMLAGLGVSAGAVRRGSGASRPGSSVCRAFGCEGVGVGAVARGSVFVRTRRSGSAGFQAAAREELSVLVAVGCGWWCWARPGQGLAAWLRRAGGWSTPTTSPATSSRTALVRLFGGPPRLVLVVAASGGSGAGARVAASGGSGGGIFVRLDPELRGGSPCSAPSDFGLVVCVAPAAALRGRCCNSKVRSPRLQSALRALQIWPPAGVRWRAWGASARLMYGCSPEPWWFLASCSAPLLLASMVLGGARWLALRPAGHWCIWRLVLILAVGGLREVRLAEAVRRASSSLEGSMAVVVGCRLAVGMCSNSGVRTLHRLC; from the coding sequence ATGTTCACCTTGACGCAAACAAGATCATGGAAGAATACGGCAAAGCGAAGAAACGATAACGGACGGTCCCCCGCGTCGCTCCTCCAGGGGCGACACGGGCGGAAGCCCCAAATCGCCGCTGCCGGCCACCCCTCCTCTCCGCCCTCCCTCCTCGCCACCGTCGGAGGACATGGCCGGGCGAAGCCCGTCGCAtggacggcggtggcggggcttACCCATCTCGCGCCGGCGCGGGTGGCCCCCTGTGTGGGTGTGGCGGCCGTTCTTGTGACAGCCATGTTGGCTGGTCTTGGCGTGTCGGCTGGTGCCGTCCGGCGTGGATCCGGGGCTTCTCGGCCCGGATCTAGCGTCTGCCGCGCTTTCGGCTGCGAGGGTGTTGGTGTTGGCGCTGTTGCGCGTGGATCCGTGTTCGTGCGCACACGGCGGTCCGGCTCGGCGGGCTTTCAAGCTGCTGCGCGCGAGGAGTTGTCGGTGCTTGTTGCTGTGGGGTGCGGGTGGTGGTGCTGGGCTCGGCCTGGGCAGGGTCTTGCGGCGTGGCTGCGGCGGGCCGGCGGCTGGAGTAccccgacgacctcgccggcgACCTCCAGCAGGACGGCGCTCGTGCGGCTGTTTGGTGGGCCGCCCCGTTTGGTCCTAGTGGTGGCTGCATCGGGCGGATCTGGAGCTGGAGCTCGTGTGGCAGCTTCGGGTGGATCTGGTGGTGGCATCTTCGTGCGGCTGGATCCGGAGCTTCGGGGTGGCAGCCCGTGCTCCGCGCCTAGTGATTTTGGTCTGGTGGTGTGCGTCGCACCGGCTGCGGCTCTTCGTGGGAGGTGCTGCAACAGCAAGGTTCGATCCCCCCGCCTTCAGTCTGCACTGCGGGCGCTTCAGATCTGGCCTCCAGCAGGCGTGCGGTGGCGCGCGTGGGGCGCGTCGGCTCGTCTGATGTATGGCTGCAGCCCGGAACCATGGTGGTTCTTGGCCTCGTGCAGCGCCCCTCTGCTCCTTGCCAGCATGGTGCTTGGTGGGGCACGGTGGCTCGCGTTGCGTCCGGCCGGCCATTGGTGCATCTGGCGTCTAGTGTTGATTTTGGCCGTCGGTGGTCTCCGCGAGGTGCGGCTGGCTGAGGCGGTTCGTCGTGCTTCTTCATCGTTGGAGGGTTCGATGGCGGTGGTGGTCGGCTGCCGTCTTGCTGTAGGGATGTGCTCAAACTCCGGGGTGAGAACCCTGCATCGGCTCTGCTGA